CTGCAGCTTGGCGTATTCGGCCAGCTTGGACTTCACCTGGTCCGGCTTGCCCACCAGCGTGGCGGATTCGCCCAGAAGGATGAAGGACATCAGCTGGCGGCCGGTGACCTGCGAGACCAGCTGGGTCGGCACGATCTCTTCCTCGTAGATCTTGCCCATGCCGGTGTTCTGCTCCTGCATGCCACCAATGCCGATCACCGCTCCGGCGATCAGCATCAGGCCAAGCAGGCCAAGGACCGCACGCATGCGGTTTCGGACCGAGAGTTCCGGGGCTTTCAGTGCAAACTTCTTCATGATGATTCCACTTCCTGCTTTATCGTTCAGGCCACGGCTTTGACATCGGAGGCGGCTGGCAGCGCCGCCTCAAGCATCTGTGCATCCTGGGGCTGCAACAGCTTGTCCACGTCCAGCAGCAGCACCATGCGCTCGCCGGTGGAGGTCAGCCCCTTGAGGTATTCGGTATCCACGGTGGTGCCCATGTCCGGCACCGGGCGGATGGCATCCGGTGTCACGTCGAGCACGTCCGAGACGGCATCGACCACCACGCCGAAATTGCGGCCGGCCACCGTGATGATCACGGTCACCGTGGTCACGCCATAGGCCTCGCGCTCCAGGCCGAAGCGCAGGCGCATATCGATCACGGGCACGATCGCGCCGCGCAGGTTGAGCACGCCCAGCACGTAATGCGGTGCCTGCGGAATGCGCGTCACCGGGGTCCAGCCACGAATTTCGCGGACCGCCAGGATGTCGATGCCGTATTCCTCGTGGGCGAGGTTGACGGTGAGGTACTGCGACTGGAGCGCCTCGCTCCGGGTGTTATCGGACATGTTCGCCTCGTGGTCGGGGCCGCATGCGAGGCCCCCTATCGGGATCTGAATCGGCGGTAAGCAGGGAAACTTGAGTGGAAAGCACGTTTTCGGCAGGTGCCTGATAAAACCTTGCAGGAGCGCGCTTGCGCGCGACCGCCCTGCCCGTGTCAGCGCAAGGCACACCGTCCGGGGTATCGCATGAACAAACGATCCCCGCCGTGCGAAGGGTCCCGGTCGCGCACGAGTGCGCTCCTACAGATAACGGGCCGGCCCGTCAGAACTCGCTCCATCCCCCGGCAGCAACGGCCACCGGGCGGGCTGCCACCGGCGCCCGGGAAGCCGCCGCCGGCGCGGGCCGCTGTGCCGGTTTCGCGCTTGCCTTTCCTGCCAGCCGGAAGAAGCCCACCTGCAGCTGCAGCTGGTCCGCCTGTTCCTGCATGGCGCGGGCCGCCGCTGCCGCCTCTTCTACGAGTGCGGCGTTCTGCTGGGTGACTTCGTCCATCTGCATCACGGCGCGGTTC
The nucleotide sequence above comes from Dyella telluris. Encoded proteins:
- a CDS encoding chemotaxis protein CheW, with amino-acid sequence MSDNTRSEALQSQYLTVNLAHEEYGIDILAVREIRGWTPVTRIPQAPHYVLGVLNLRGAIVPVIDMRLRFGLEREAYGVTTVTVIITVAGRNFGVVVDAVSDVLDVTPDAIRPVPDMGTTVDTEYLKGLTSTGERMVLLLDVDKLLQPQDAQMLEAALPAASDVKAVA